A region of Terriglobales bacterium DNA encodes the following proteins:
- the rph gene encoding ribonuclease PH, which produces MIYRSDNRAPDQMRPVHIVPDYVSTAEGSALIEVGNTRVICTASIEEAVPQFLRGSGKGWITGEYGMIPRATLTRTPRESARGRVGGRTHEIQRLIGRSLRAVTDLERMGERTIWVDCDVIQADGGTRTASITGAFIAVGLAMQRLVEAGTLSAAPLRDFVAATSVGIVEGEILLDLTYEEDSQAEVDLNFVMTGARKIVEVQATAEQKPFDEQQLHRMIELAGRGIDSLIAKQQGVLSGLMLRQ; this is translated from the coding sequence ATGATCTACCGCTCGGACAATCGCGCCCCCGACCAGATGCGCCCGGTACATATCGTGCCCGATTACGTCTCCACGGCCGAGGGCTCGGCGCTGATCGAGGTGGGCAACACGCGGGTGATCTGCACGGCATCCATCGAGGAAGCCGTCCCGCAGTTCCTGCGCGGCTCAGGCAAGGGATGGATCACGGGCGAATACGGCATGATCCCGCGTGCCACGCTCACCCGCACGCCGCGCGAATCGGCCCGGGGACGCGTGGGCGGGCGCACGCACGAGATCCAGCGGCTGATCGGGCGCTCGCTGCGCGCGGTGACCGACCTGGAACGCATGGGCGAGCGGACCATCTGGGTGGACTGCGATGTGATCCAGGCTGACGGCGGGACGCGCACCGCCTCCATCACCGGCGCGTTCATCGCCGTGGGACTGGCGATGCAGCGGCTGGTGGAAGCGGGGACGCTGTCGGCGGCGCCGCTGCGCGACTTCGTAGCCGCCACCAGCGTGGGCATCGTGGAGGGAGAGATCCTGCTCGACCTGACCTACGAAGAAGACTCGCAGGCCGAGGTGGACCTGAACTTCGTCATGACCGGCGCCCGGAAGATCGTGGAGGTACAGGCCACGGCGGAACAGAAGCCCTTCGACGAACAGCAGTTGCACCGCATGATCGAACTCGCCGGGCGCGGCATCGACTCGCTCATCGCCAAGCAGCAGGGAGTGCTCAGCGGGCTGATGCTGCGGCAATAG
- the guaA gene encoding glutamine-hydrolyzing GMP synthase yields the protein MDANSIVILDFGSQYTQLIARRIREQNVFSVVLPCNATLDEVKSYAPAGIILSGGPSSVYDADAPPADERVLSLGPPVLGICYGLQFLTYKLGGKVRSAPKREYGRAEVELLNGSRLFEGLPHNLTVWMSHGDDAVELPPGFRQVARSANAVAAIEDASRRIWAVQFHPEVHHTPRGTEILRNFVFGICGARPDWTPQHFIDATVAQVKQTVGPAGRAICALSGGVDSAVAATLVDRALGDRLTCVFVNNGVLRKNEFSKVQQSLRDKLGLNVVAVDASARFLAKLAGVTDPEEKRRIIGNEFIAVFEEEAHRIEREVGKVEWLVQGTLYPDVIESRSVRGPSQTIKTHHNVGGLPETMKLKLIEPLKDLFKDEVRRIGKDLGMPDEILQRQPFPGPGLAVRILGEVTPERVAILQEADDIVVTEIKKAGLYTKVWQSFAVLLPVKSVGVMGDQRTYAYTCAIRCVHSEDGMTADWVQLPYEVLQTISNRLVNEVKGINRVVYDVSSKPPSTIEWE from the coding sequence ATGGACGCGAACTCCATCGTCATTCTCGACTTCGGCTCGCAGTACACGCAGCTCATCGCGCGCCGCATCCGCGAGCAGAACGTCTTCTCGGTCGTCCTTCCCTGCAACGCCACACTCGATGAAGTGAAGAGCTACGCCCCGGCGGGCATCATCCTGTCCGGAGGGCCGAGTTCGGTATATGACGCCGACGCGCCGCCGGCGGACGAGCGCGTGCTCAGCCTGGGACCGCCGGTGCTGGGCATCTGCTACGGCCTCCAGTTCCTGACCTACAAGCTGGGCGGCAAGGTGCGCTCGGCGCCCAAGCGGGAGTATGGACGAGCTGAGGTCGAGTTGCTGAATGGCTCGCGGCTGTTCGAAGGTCTGCCCCACAACCTCACGGTTTGGATGTCCCACGGGGATGATGCGGTGGAGTTGCCGCCCGGCTTCCGGCAAGTGGCACGATCGGCGAATGCAGTAGCGGCCATCGAGGATGCCAGCCGGCGCATCTGGGCGGTGCAGTTCCATCCGGAAGTGCACCACACGCCGCGGGGGACGGAAATCCTGCGCAATTTCGTGTTCGGCATCTGTGGCGCGCGGCCGGACTGGACCCCGCAGCACTTTATCGACGCGACGGTGGCACAGGTAAAGCAGACCGTGGGGCCTGCGGGGCGCGCCATCTGCGCGCTCTCCGGCGGAGTGGATTCGGCGGTAGCGGCGACGCTGGTGGACCGCGCCCTCGGCGACCGGCTGACGTGTGTGTTCGTGAACAACGGCGTGCTGCGCAAGAACGAGTTCTCGAAAGTGCAGCAGAGCCTGCGTGACAAACTGGGGCTGAACGTCGTCGCAGTGGATGCGAGCGCGCGCTTCCTGGCGAAGCTGGCCGGCGTGACCGATCCGGAAGAGAAGCGGCGCATCATCGGCAACGAGTTCATCGCCGTGTTCGAGGAGGAGGCCCACCGAATCGAACGCGAAGTCGGGAAGGTGGAGTGGCTGGTGCAGGGCACGCTGTACCCGGACGTGATCGAGTCGCGGTCGGTGCGCGGGCCGTCACAGACCATCAAGACACATCACAACGTCGGCGGGCTGCCGGAAACCATGAAGCTGAAGCTGATCGAGCCGCTCAAAGACCTGTTCAAGGACGAAGTGCGGCGCATCGGCAAGGACCTGGGAATGCCGGATGAGATCCTGCAACGCCAGCCTTTTCCCGGACCGGGCCTGGCAGTGCGCATCCTGGGCGAAGTGACGCCGGAGCGGGTCGCCATCCTGCAGGAGGCGGACGATATCGTGGTCACGGAGATCAAGAAGGCCGGGCTTTATACCAAGGTCTGGCAGTCGTTCGCCGTGCTGTTGCCCGTCAAGAGTGTGGGCGTGATGGGCGACCAGCGCACGTACGCCTACACGTGCGCCATCCGCTGCGTGCACTCCGAAGACGGCATGACCGCCGACTGGGTGCAACTGCCCTATGAAGTTCTGCAGACCATCTCCAACCGGCTGGTGAACGAGGTCAAGGGCATCAACCGAGTGGTGTACGACGTGTCGTCCAAACCGCCGAGCACGATTGAGTGGGAGTGA